ATATATACGGGTACCAATAGTACAGACTTTACGCTTCTCACTTATATCAACGTCATTAATAAAGCGACCGTACAACATTGTCTGCTTTTCTATTCTATCGTATGAAGGATAGATACCACGCGCAACAAAAGTTCCTTTCTTATCTCCACGAACAATATTAGATCCCCAACGGAAAAGGTTGGGAGTTATATCTTCTATCTCAGGAATGCGGCTCCGAAGGGTTGTTACATCATTATTTTCCAGATCCCATTGACGCCCTTTGCGGAATCCTTTGTAAGGTTCACTAGTCTGCCGACTGATAACAAAACACGAGTTCGTTGCAAATCCGGCAAAGTTACGGCTCATCATCTGCTGCAAACCATTACCTCCGCCAATTAAGGCAACCAGCATAAATATTCCCCAGAAGATACCAAAAGCGGTCAATATACTACGTGTTTTGTTGCGCGTAATGGTTAAGAGGACTTCCTCCCAATAATCTATATCTGTAAATTTCATAATTATTCTGCTCTTAATGCTTCAATTGGTCTAATCTTCACAGCCTTCCTCGCAGGGAAAAATCCTGCAAGCGTACCAGCAACAATCAAAGTTACTGTAGCTCTTATCGCAACACCTATATCTACAGTAGGATCTTTAAATACAGTCATCTGCATTGGTCCTGAACCAAATGTTTTAACACCATCCACTGCATTCATATATTCTGTAACACCTATACCTGCCACCATACCTATATACCCGAAAATAGTCGTTATAAGTATACTCTCCAGAATGACTAACCACAAAATAGATGCTGGTGATGCCCCTAAAGCTTTACGGATACCAAATTCACGGGTTCTTTCCTTCACAGTAATCAACATAATATTGCTCACCCCGACAATGCCACTTAACAGAGTGAATATACCAATTATCCAGACTGCTGTAGTCAGAATAGTCTTGGCAGTGAGCTGTTGAAGATATTGCGTAAAACGATTCCATATATACATTGCGTTCATATCTTCAGGATCAAAACGATGATGACTACCTAGAGCCTTGCGGTATTCCTTTTCAAAATCTTTATTTGCGGCCACGGTATTCAGATCACGTGTCGTGAAGATTATATTATCTATTGTATCTGCTTTGTTATAGATAGTTTGAGCGGTAGTAAAAGGAATGTAGGCAGATTGTGCATCTCTGTTCCCTTTATCTCTGTAGATACCAACTACCTGGTAAGTAACTCCTCCGGCATTTAAAAACTTACCTATAGCATTCTCATTGCGGAAAAGGACTTTCTTTGTCTTATAATGTATAACAATAACTTTTCTTCTTTGATTTATATCCAGATCATTGATAAAACGACCACCATTCTGATCCAGCTTTACTGGTTCTATATCAGTATAAGAGGGAAAAACGCCATCTAGTTCCAGTGAGACATATTGGTCTTTATTGGAAAGAGTGATTCCGCTCTCGCTCACTGTTGCTCCTGCTAAAACCACATTATTCCTGAATTTATTTCTGGTAATGTTTACATCATTATTATCAAACTGAATTCTTCGGTTCGTTTCAAGTCCCTGATAAGTTTTACTGGTCGAGCCAGGAAATATTTTAATAGAGTTCTTGGCCATATCAGCCGAAGCATCTTCAAAAGCATGGATTAATCCGTTTCCCCATCCTAAAAGAACAATCAGCATAAAGATTCCCCAGGAAACGGAGAACCCGGTAAGCACGGTTCGCAATTTATTTTGCTTTATCGTGCTATATATTTCTTGCCAAATATCAATTCCTATCTTCATGGTTTACTTCATCATTTTACCTGAACCGAACGGAGACAGGTTGTGATTGGTATTATCATCTACAGATTCAATAATTCCATCTTTTATATGAATTATCTTATTTGTTCTATTTGCCACTCCCGATTCGTGAGTAACAACAACCAAAGTCATGCCCAATTCATTTACCTCTTTTAGAATCTGCATAACCTCGTCTGAGGTCTTGCTATCCAAGGCACCGGTAGGTTCATCAGCAAGAATAATCTGAGGCTGAGAAATCAGAGCCCGCGCAATGGCCACACGCTGTTTCTGTCCTCCGGAAAGTTCATTTGGCATGTGATGTGCCCATTCTTTGAGTCCCAGTTTATCCAGATACTCCATCGCCAGAATATTTCTTTTCTTTCGGCTCACATTCTGATAAAAAAGCGGTAGTGCCACATTCTCCATCGCATTCTTAAAAGAAATAAGATTAAAAGACTGAAAAATAAACCCGATCATACGGTTACGGTATTCAGCCGCTCGAGTCTCACTCAGTTTTTTAATAAGAACATCATTCAGGTAATAATCTCCGGTATCATAGTTATCTAATATACCAAGAATATTAAGTAAGGTTGATTTGCCTGAACCTGAGGCTCCCATTATGGAGACAAATTCACCACGTTCAATATCGAGATTAATACCTTTGAGCACATGAAGGGGGGCTCCGTTGTAATAGGTCTTGTTAATGTCTTCTAAATGTATCATGTTTAAGCACTGTTTTTCCTATTAGACGCAACAGTAGTACGAAAAGTTGCAAACCAATGAAAGAAAATTTCAAAAAGATTTTGTAATACCAATCATCTTTGCGTAATTTGTAGCTTAGTTATTAACCCTTTAAATGATAATATAATGATTTCTAGCATGGAAAAGCCCTACGTAGTAGGCATTGATATAGGCGGAACAAACACAGTATTTGGTATTGTAGACGCCCGCGGAACAATCTTATGCAGCGGATCTGTAAAAACACAAGCATACGATAAAGTTGAAGAGTATGTAGACACCGTATGCAAAAACTTACTTCCTCTTATTGAATCACAAGGTGGAATTGAAAAAATAAAAGGTATCGGCATTGGAGCTCCCAATGGGAACTATTATAGCGGAACAATTGAATTTGCTCCTAACCTCCCATGGAAAGGCGTGATTCATTTAGCAGAATTGTTTGAGCAAAGATTAGGTATCCCTACAGCTTTAACAAATGATGCAAATGCTGCTGCTGTTGGTGAAATGACATACGGAGCTGCACGCGGAATGAAAGATTTCATTATGATTACCCTTGGTACTGGTGTTGGTAGCGGTATTGTTATCAACGGTCAGGTTGTTTACGGACATGATGGCTTTGCCGGAGAATTAGGACACGTTATTGTACGCAACGAAAACGGAAGAATGTGTGGTTGCGGACGTAAAGGATGTCTTGAAGCTTACTGCTCAGCAACAGGTGTAGCCCGCACAGCTCGCGAATTCTTAGTTGCCCGTTCTGATCAGAGCCTATTGCGTAATATTCCTTCTGAAGAAATTACCTCTAAAGATGTATATGACGCAGCAGTAAAAGGAGATAAATTAGCCCAGGAAATATTTGAATTCACAGGTTCCTTGTTAGGTGAAGCTTTGGCTAACTTTGTTGCTTTCTCAAGTCCTGAAGCAATCGTTCTATTTGGTGGATTAGCAAAATCAGGCGATTACATTATGAAACCAGTTCAGAATGCTCTTGATAAACATGTTTTGAACATATTCAAAGGAAAGACCAAACTTCTTGTTTCTGAACTTAAGGATTCTGATGCAGCTGTTCTTGGTGCCAGTGCTCTTGGCTGGGAACTAAACAGATCTTAAAAAACAAACTTCTTTATAAATAAAAAGAGGCATAGAACGTTTAAACGTGTCTATACCTCTTTTTTATATAACAGACTTCTTATTTACCTGCTAATATTTGCATAGTATCAGAAGCAATCATAAATTCTTCATCTGTAGGAATTATAAGAACCTTCACTTTTGAGTCAGGTTTGCTGATAATTACTTCTTCACCACGAACTTTGTTATTTAATTCTTCATTCAAAGAAATTCCCATAAATTCAAGTCCACGGCAAGCTCCTGAACGACATGATGCCTGGTTTTCACCAACACCACCTGTAAATACAATGATGTCAACGCCACCCAAAGCAGCTGCATAAGCACCAATGTACTTCTTAATGCGGTAAAAATACATCTCTTCAGCAAGAATTGCACGTTCATTACCTGCTTCATAAGCAGCTTCCAGTTCGCGCATATCACTAGAAATGCCAGATACTCCTAAAACACCACTATGTTTGTTAAGTAAGGTTGAAATAGAAGAAGTACCAATCATCTCTTTATCCATGATATAAGAAACAACTCCGGCATCAATATCTCCGGCACGAGTTCCCATCAATAAACCTTCTACAGGAGTGAATCCCATTGAAGTATCCATAGATTTACCATCTTTAATAGCAGCAACTGATCCACCGTTACCTATGTGACAAGTAATGATACGTTGTCCTTCCTGAGAAATACCAAGGAAGTCACATACACGTTTTGAAACATAACGGTGACTAGTTCCGTGGAATCCATAACGACGGATACCATATTTCTTATAAAGCTGATAAGGAATACCATACATATAAGCATAATCAGGCATAGTCTGGTGGAAAGCTGTATCAAAGACAGCTATCTGAGGTGCATTTGGCATTAAATCCGAAACAGCACGAATACCTTTCAAGTTAGGTGGATTGTGAAGTGGAGCAATATCAATACATTCTACAATCTTTTCAATTACCTGATCAGTAATCAATACTGACTCATTGAATTTTTCTCCTCCGTGTACAACTCTGTGTCCCACAGCATTGATCTCATCCAATGACTTGATACAACCATATTTTTCACTGACTAAAACGCCAAGAATATATTCAATACCTGCTGTATGTTCCAATATTTCTCCTTCCAGCATAACCTTATCTCCGCTAGGAAGAGTCAGTTTAAGAAAGGATCCTTTTAATCCAATTTTCTCTATTCCACCTTGGGCCATCACTTCCTTTGTGTCCATATTGAACAACTTATACTTGATGGATGAGCTACCGCAGTTGAGCACTAATATTTTCATAGTTCCTTATTTTTTCTCATTCTCATTAATCATACGGCTTCCTTCTTTGTCATAAGCATAGAAACCCATACCGGTACGAACTCCCCAATGCTTAGCACGATTTAATCGAAGTAACAGTGGAGATGGTTTATATTTCAAAGAGCCAAATTCTTTGTAAAGGTCTTCCATTTGAGGAACAATTTTCTCAATTCCCATTTGATCGGCCATACAGAAAACTCCCTGACGTTGTCCCAAACCAAACTTTATGATAGAGTCAATCTCAATTGGGGTTGTTAACCCTTCCTGAAGAATTGCGCAAGCTTCATTTAGCAGAATAAAGAACATACGGTTACAAATCAAACCGGCTGATTCTTCTACGGTTACATAATCATAGCTAATCAGTTTAGCAAACTGACAAACCTTCTTGTAACAATCATCCGAAGTATAAAGTCCGCGAACAATCTCCATTACACGGCTTTGAGGCTGCATTATTACAAAATGTAAACACACACAGCGCTCTTTATGTTTAAGTTCAGAGGCTAATTCTGTAATTACAACAGAAGAAGCATTTGTTGCTATAATAGCATCTTCAGCTAAAACGGCCTCCAAATTCAGGAAGATTTCTTTGCGGTGATTCAAACTTCTCTCTCCGTTTTCATCATAGCGTACTGCTTCGATTACAAAATCGCAGTCCTTTAATGAATCAAAGGTTAATGTTCCCGAGATACGTCCAAGAATAGTTTTCTTTTCTGTCTCAGTAAGACCCCATGTGGCAATGCGCATGTCTAATTCACCAGCAATTCTATCGAATGCTGCTTCAATTTTCTCATCACTGATTTCAAGAAATACTACCTCAATACCAGCCGTAGCAGCTACAGTAGCTATTTTAGAGCCTTCCTTTCCGCAGCCTACGATACCAATCTTAGAGAACAAAGTCTTTTTACGGTCTTTCGAACTTAGTCCGTAGTTCTCTATTGGTTCTTTAATCATTTCAGCCATACCTTTAAATTCTTTTTATTATTTTTTTGCTCCAATAGCCTGATTAGCAGTAATTGCAATCATTCTATAGATATCTTCAATTGAACAACCACGAGAAAGATCGTTAACAGGAGCAGCCATTCCTTGAAGAATAGGACCAACAGCTTCAGCACCACCAAGACGTTGAACCATCTTATAAGCAATGTTACCTACCTCTAAAGAAGGGAAAACCAAAGTATTTGCTTGTCCGGCAACTGCACTTCCCGGAGCTTTGCTATTTCCAACAGAAGGAACAAGAGCTGCATCAGCCTGAAGTTCACCATCGATAAGCATATCAGGAGCTAATTCTTTAGCCAAACGTGTAGCCTCAGCTACCTTGTCAACCATTTCATGTTTTGCACTTCCTTTAGTTGAGAAACTAAGCATAGCAACCTTTGGTTCAACGTTTGCGAGCACGCGGGCAGTTCTACCTGTAGCTACGGCAATCTGAGCAAGTTCTTCAGCAGTTGGGTTTGGTAAAACAGCAACATCAGCAATAACCAAAAGGCCATCCTTACCATATTCAGGAGCTTTAGTTATAAGCAACATGCTACCAGATACTACACTCAT
This genomic interval from uncultured Bacteroides sp. contains the following:
- the pta gene encoding phosphate acetyltransferase, whose translation is MMDLINEIIARAKADRQRIVLPEGTEERTLKAADLVLADGVADIILLGNSEEIKKLAAEWGLKNIEKATIIDPANHAKKEQYAELLCELRKKKGMTIEDARKLVLDPLYLGCLIIKSNDADGQLAGAQNTTGDVLRPALQIIKTAPGMSVVSGSMLLITKAPEYGKDGLLVIADVAVLPNPTAEELAQIAVATGRTARVLANVEPKVAMLSFSTKGSAKHEMVDKVAEATRLAKELAPDMLIDGELQADAALVPSVGNSKAPGSAVAGQANTLVFPSLEVGNIAYKMVQRLGGAEAVGPILQGMAAPVNDLSRGCSIEDIYRMIAITANQAIGAKK
- a CDS encoding acetate kinase, encoding MKILVLNCGSSSIKYKLFNMDTKEVMAQGGIEKIGLKGSFLKLTLPSGDKVMLEGEILEHTAGIEYILGVLVSEKYGCIKSLDEINAVGHRVVHGGEKFNESVLITDQVIEKIVECIDIAPLHNPPNLKGIRAVSDLMPNAPQIAVFDTAFHQTMPDYAYMYGIPYQLYKKYGIRRYGFHGTSHRYVSKRVCDFLGISQEGQRIITCHIGNGGSVAAIKDGKSMDTSMGFTPVEGLLMGTRAGDIDAGVVSYIMDKEMIGTSSISTLLNKHSGVLGVSGISSDMRELEAAYEAGNERAILAEEMYFYRIKKYIGAYAAALGGVDIIVFTGGVGENQASCRSGACRGLEFMGISLNEELNNKVRGEEVIISKPDSKVKVLIIPTDEEFMIASDTMQILAGK
- a CDS encoding ROK family protein produces the protein MISSMEKPYVVGIDIGGTNTVFGIVDARGTILCSGSVKTQAYDKVEEYVDTVCKNLLPLIESQGGIEKIKGIGIGAPNGNYYSGTIEFAPNLPWKGVIHLAELFEQRLGIPTALTNDANAAAVGEMTYGAARGMKDFIMITLGTGVGSGIVINGQVVYGHDGFAGELGHVIVRNENGRMCGCGRKGCLEAYCSATGVARTAREFLVARSDQSLLRNIPSEEITSKDVYDAAVKGDKLAQEIFEFTGSLLGEALANFVAFSSPEAIVLFGGLAKSGDYIMKPVQNALDKHVLNIFKGKTKLLVSELKDSDAAVLGASALGWELNRS
- a CDS encoding ABC transporter permease, with translation MKIGIDIWQEIYSTIKQNKLRTVLTGFSVSWGIFMLIVLLGWGNGLIHAFEDASADMAKNSIKIFPGSTSKTYQGLETNRRIQFDNNDVNITRNKFRNNVVLAGATVSESGITLSNKDQYVSLELDGVFPSYTDIEPVKLDQNGGRFINDLDINQRRKVIVIHYKTKKVLFRNENAIGKFLNAGGVTYQVVGIYRDKGNRDAQSAYIPFTTAQTIYNKADTIDNIIFTTRDLNTVAANKDFEKEYRKALGSHHRFDPEDMNAMYIWNRFTQYLQQLTAKTILTTAVWIIGIFTLLSGIVGVSNIMLITVKERTREFGIRKALGASPASILWLVILESILITTIFGYIGMVAGIGVTEYMNAVDGVKTFGSGPMQMTVFKDPTVDIGVAIRATVTLIVAGTLAGFFPARKAVKIRPIEALRAE
- a CDS encoding ABC transporter ATP-binding protein codes for the protein MIHLEDINKTYYNGAPLHVLKGINLDIERGEFVSIMGASGSGKSTLLNILGILDNYDTGDYYLNDVLIKKLSETRAAEYRNRMIGFIFQSFNLISFKNAMENVALPLFYQNVSRKKRNILAMEYLDKLGLKEWAHHMPNELSGGQKQRVAIARALISQPQIILADEPTGALDSKTSDEVMQILKEVNELGMTLVVVTHESGVANRTNKIIHIKDGIIESVDDNTNHNLSPFGSGKMMK
- a CDS encoding 3-hydroxyacyl-CoA dehydrogenase NAD-binding domain-containing protein, producing MAEMIKEPIENYGLSSKDRKKTLFSKIGIVGCGKEGSKIATVAATAGIEVVFLEISDEKIEAAFDRIAGELDMRIATWGLTETEKKTILGRISGTLTFDSLKDCDFVIEAVRYDENGERSLNHRKEIFLNLEAVLAEDAIIATNASSVVITELASELKHKERCVCLHFVIMQPQSRVMEIVRGLYTSDDCYKKVCQFAKLISYDYVTVEESAGLICNRMFFILLNEACAILQEGLTTPIEIDSIIKFGLGQRQGVFCMADQMGIEKIVPQMEDLYKEFGSLKYKPSPLLLRLNRAKHWGVRTGMGFYAYDKEGSRMINENEKK